The sequence tggagggcagggaccttgtttggttttctccttcctcctcatgGCACAGCCTGGGGTAGGAGCACACAGCAGGGACTCAGTGACTGGGGTTAGAGGTTGGAGTGGCTCCTGGTGCTTGACCCCATATGTTCCCCAGTAGGTCAGGACTAGAGTGACAAACCCCTAGGCCCATGAATGTcagatgatgtgtgtgtgtatatgtaaatcatttttaaaactagaaaacttATCACAACCTTGGTCTGAGTTCACTCTGTAGCTGCTTGGGTCTAAGCCCAGGCAGGGTTACTTGGAGTCTGGCAGCCTCAGGGCACAACTTGATCAGCTTACCTCTTGCACCACATACGCGTGGTATTCTTGGCCTGGCCCTTGGGGACACTGACCCCAGGTCATCTGGGGCCAGTTCAGTTTGCCCAGCATGGGGGCATTCAGATACCTGGAGGGGGAGGCCACAGGCAGCTCTGCCGAGGTCACTCCAGTAAAGTGCCTCATTCAGCCTGTTTCCCCAcctgagggcaggagggaagacTGGGGACACTGAATGATGTTTAAGGGCTAGCCCAGCTTCTACTActtccatcccctccccacctgcagtgGCCCAGCTAGACAAGATAACCTCCCACCCTGGGACGTGGCATCTTGAGAGCAGGGACACCTGAGTCCACTGGGCCCTTCTGAGCCAAGGGCCACCTCACCCGACCCACCACACCCCCTGAGAAGACCCCACATCCTTTCTTAcctgccttccttctctcccaaCTCCTAGTACTTGTCTCAGTCCAGCTTGTCCCCTTAGATCCCTGATAATTGGCTGACAGCTGCTGATTCAGAACATTTTATCCAGGGCCCTTCATCTGCCAGGTGGATCTGGAGGAGTCTCTTTCATAGCCTGCAGGCTGGATGCCCCTGGCCATGCCGACCCTCCTGTCCCTCCTTCCCAGGGCTCCCCTTCTGCTCTGCACTCACTCACAGGCTCTTTATTCCCCCAGTCACCAattcgctcactcactcactcattcacgtGGCACTTGCTCAGTCCCTCAGGGCCAGCGCCAGGAGTGTGACCGGGAACAAATTGGCCCGAGGTGGGGTTAATGCACACATAGAGGCAGAATGACACAGCGGGGCCCTGGGGCCATGTGCTCAGGTGGAGTCCCCCAAAGTCTGAGCTGGAGAGGATCAGCCCCCTCATTGAAGAAATGCGGAAAGGGAGGGTCAGGGTGGCCCCAGGCCACTGGGTAGAAGAGGAAGGAGGCCGTTTCTTAAGGGGCTCTCCTGACCTCCCACCACACTGAGTCAGCTCGCCCAGCCCTGCCTGTAGGCAGAACATCATGTTTTCCAGTTCTGAGGCAGTGAccttggtgccggtttgaaaatgTGAGAACTAAAGCAGGGTAACACCCTTAGGTACCCTGAAGTAGACTCAGAAGAGCTGGAAGGGCTTTCCCTCAGAGGTCTTCAAACCCTCCACTTTACAGCTGTGGACCCTGGAGCTCAGGAAGTCTGGTCACAAGGGGGCCTAGAAGGAGCTCCAGAACCCAAACCACGATGTCCAGCCTTGTAGTCTCTGGCTATACCCGCTGCTCAGCCATCCTCGGTGTTTGAATACAAAGGGGAAGCCTCATCTTCCTGAGGAGGAAACATCTTAAGAACATTTTccctaataaaaatataaaacaaacaaaacaaacaatatttTAGGGCTGGAAATGAATTAATCAAGCGGTTATTGAAGTaatctatgaaaattaaattctttCACTTAACCTATTAATTTAGGAAATTTGCTCTTTTCCACTCATAGTTTATGAAACACTTTTACGCAAATTCTTTACCCAGCTGTCTGGTGGAGGGACTGCTGGGCTAACGCATCTTGCCAACAGCTGTGTTTGCAGTCACGTACTGGGAACGCACCATGTATGATGAAGGCTCTCAGGACAGGAGTATGGCATCTGCCTCCTTTCCCGAGGAGGAATTCTGGAAAAGAGCCTCCCCTTGCAATCAGGACCATGAGGCAGTTTCGAGCACCTGCTTTGCTGTGGCCACATGTGGCTCCCTCGTGGTGTCAAAACCCCGCCCAAGTCAGGTGACTATTTTTCAAGATGACTGGACATTATAACCAAAGACCCTAGAGTgtatcaagaagaaactgatggTCATCATTCAGCTGTATTTGCAGTGCTGGGCACCAGGACAGGTACACAAGGAACTGAAATTTTTGTAGCAAGTCCTAGGATGGAGGAATTAATGAGGAATTGCAGCATGACCTAGGAAAGGAGAAGTGGCCAGGAGGCAGTGCATGTTTACTGCGGTCTTGCAATATACCAGATACTTCACAAACATCATCTCTAATCCTCCTAACTACTGATAGGTAGCAGTTACCTCTCATCCCAACTCCTACTTGCCTAAGAACTAATAGTGTGTGTTTTAAGGCTAATTACTTGATCAtcctaagcctcaatttcctcctctgagaTTGAGGACTACCGACCCCATAGGATTGTTCAAAGGACTGAGTTCTGTTCCAAATACTTTGCATATATCACCTTAGCTTAGAATAGCGAGCCCTCAATCGATGTTTGCTCCTATTATTATTACAACATAGGAGGAAGCTAAGGTTCAGAGAGGAGCAGTGACaagcccagggccacacagccagaGGGAGAATGAGCTGGCTGTGTTCTCTGTTCCACTTCACAACCTGCAGTGCAGAAAGGGTTGAGATGGAAGCTTTGCCCTCATAGCAGGCCCATGGCTGGACTTGGCTACCCTCTGTGCTCTAGAGATGCAAGGCCAACTATCCAGTGCAGGATGACCCCAGGTCACCTGTGGCTACATGCCTGGCCAGCCCTTGAAGGGGACTTGGAGAGAGGGACGACTGTCACTTTCCTCTGAGGACTGGAGAACTGGGCTGAGCCTCCTCCTGTCACatctgagaccttgggcaagtaccCCCACCACTTcctcagtctcagtttcctcatctgaaaagggGATACTAATGTTTTTCTGCCTCATAAGGCTGTTATGTGACTGAGCAAGGTAAAGTCTGGGAGACGGTTTTTTATACTACCCTGTTGTGCTAATATAGCAGAGTTAAGGCCCATGACTTTGGGGGTGAGGTGAGTATTTTCATTTAATGGGGAAGGTCTACAGGGAGTTAGAATCTAGTTTAACACAAAGATGAACTTTCTCATAGCTCTGGCCATAGGAGTGGAAGGGAGTGGGCCAGTGGATGACTACCAgtcaggaggaggcagaggaggttCCTGCCCTGAGTGGGGGTGACGGTGGCTTAGGTGAGACAAGATCTGCTCCCATGTGCTCCTTCACCTCTCCTCCCCATGCAAGGGCAGAAGGCACTTAGCAAATCTTTCCAACCCAAAGAGTGTTGCAAACAAGTGCCTGAACCAGAACTCAGGAGGTTGTATGCACTTGACTCTGCCACTAACTTGTATAACTTTGAGTGTCTCACTGGCCTCATTTTCCTAGCTATCTCATAAATAAATATAGCAAATGCAATTTGTCAGCTGTGATAATTTGCAATACAAAGGATTATTACCTTCCAAGACTGTTGACCAAAGGACTAGGTCAATGGTAAAGAGGAAGCATTATAACTCATGGAATCACAGGGTAGAGTTGAGAGGGACCTCAGCATTAATCTAGAATCTGCAAGGATAATATATCTGGGAACTATACTTCGTGATTTACAAAGTATTTTCTTTAGCTTTATCTTCTTCCACCCTCACAACTCCTCAAATTTACATATAAGGATATGGATCCCATTAACTTGTATAACTTTTGCAACCTCACACATCATTCTAGAGCCCTGACTGAAGGTGGAAGAGAGGTGGTTCCAGACTGGAATCCCAGTTCCAATGGCACTGGGAAAGTTACTTTTGACTGCcttacctcagtttcctcaatggTAAAACAGGAATATGAAAACATTCATCATAGCGTTGTGGTGAAAAGCTTACTATAGAACTTGATGGGAAGTGggtgcttagtaaatgttagCCAGCAAATCATTAAACACACAGCCAGGAAATGCAGAACTGGGCTTCTGGCTCCCACATGAGTGCTCTTTGCCATACACTAAGCTGTCTCATTGCATCACACTCCGCCTTTGCTCATTTCACAGCCGGGGCACCCAGGTTGAAGAACGGAGCTGCACACTAGGACACAGGCAGCCAAGAGGCAGCTTGGTCTCAGATGATCTGAGAAAATTAATGATTACCCTGGGGTCAAGTGCATCAGTTGCCAAAGGGAAAGGCTTCCTTCTAACTGGCCCAGCGAGCTCATGAAGGAGGAGTTGAGGCAGTCATGGAGCGCTGAAGTCTGGCAGTTCTGTCCCTGAGCAGGTGAATCACCTGATACCAACGCTGGGACCCAAGCCCTGGGATTGGCCTAAAAGAGGGCTGTGTACCTACTGGTTGGGCCTTGGCATCCTGTCAAACTGCTGTGCATCCAGACATAAAAATAACAGCCTGGAAATAGTTCTGGGGCAGTCTGCTGGACTCAGCATGGGAGAGAAAGCCACCATGCAGATGCTGACCAAGTGCTACCCCAAGAACAGCCTGCTGACTGTCATGGACCGGTACTCGGCCGTGGTGCGCAACATGGAGCAGGTGGTGATGATCCCCAGTCTTCTGCGGGACGTGCAACTGAGTGCGCATGGCTGCCAGGTCCAGGCGGGGGCCCCCGATCTCTACAACTGCTTCACCATGCTCAAGGCCATCCGTGTGGACGTGGACAATGGGCTGCTGCCCCGGGATGAGTGGCAGGCCAAGGTGGCAGCTGGCAAACCTGACGAGGCTGAGAATGAAGCTGCAGAGACAGAGGAGGCCGGGGAGGAGAGGGTCTCGGGGAAGCTGGACCTGGAATCTCAGTTCTACCTGCACTTCTCCAGCCTTCATCACATCCTCACCCACCTGACCCTGAAAGCTGAGGAAGTGACGAGGAAATACCAGGAGATAATGGGACAGGCCATGTAGGCCTGGACTCCAGACAAGGTAATTGTGGCCATGCCAGTGGGTGTCAGAGTCCACTGAAGCACCTTCCAGGGGAGGAAAGGGATCAGGGGTGAACCTAGTGGGAGAGGGAGAGCCTGGCTCTCAGACAAAGCCGCCCTCCCTTTGGGGTATAGACCACTACCTGGGGCAGCCCAAGGTCGGGCCTTCCTTACTCGCCTTCTGATCCAGAATTGGTGAATAATGGTGGCAAACTGTTAAGGAAACAGAGGGAAAAGTGGCTTATGAGTGTGTACCTtatgtgcacatatatatgtttgtactTGTGAGTGTTTATTAGTAAGTATGTGAATATTTGGAACCATATGAACTAGATATGTGTGTTCCCACCACTGACTTCTTTAAGAATCTGAGTAAAGCCAAGGACTCTCTCCCCAGAGTCCAGGCATTTAGACAGATAACTGTACCTGCAATTTCAGGGGATATGCCATCTACCAAGGCCCATCCATGAATTCTAAAATAAGAACCCCTGATGCCATATATGAGTAATACATGACATCTATTTGGACACATAGTAAATGCTAGCACAGCCCCTAAATGCTTGACATAGGAATAAttcctttaatcttcacaataattctATTAAGAtaggttttattatttctattttacaaatgaagaaacttacCCAAGGCACTCAGGTGTCCAATGTGAATTCTATGTGTGTGTGGCACTGCTTCCAACATTTTTTCAAGTCATGGACTatggaaaattatatttatatggtaCATGGTGGTACATCGTTAAGGCTGCTCATGGTAGTCCTGCAACGAGCAGGAGTACTCTGGCCATCCCAAATGCAGCCAGCCAAATGGAAATCTAAGGGACCACTATGTTGGCACTCTAATCCATTCCAGGCACATCAACACAGAGGAATGCCCGTTGGGAAACCCACTTGTGAAGACATATGCATATGTGTTGGAATCTGAGCACAGAATGCCTGGGGTTGTGAGGTGTAGATGAGCAGGAAGCTAGACTAGCAGGTAGTGACACAGGGTAGGAGATGGGAAGGGGACCTGGGACAGTCATGGGTGTGTCAGTCCTGGGTAAAGATGGAGAGAAGGTTGGTCACGGCACATGTCAGTTTTGATTCTGCCAGCCCTGCTCCCATAAACTGGCTTTATCAGTGATAAACCATGCCATGTCCACAGGAATCTCAAAACCTACCCGATGTAGATATGTGGGGCagaatttttatccccattttacttgTAAGGAAATTAAATCCAGAGAGATGAAATGACTCACCCAAACTCACATAGTTAGTAAGGGGACAAAAAAAGCAAGACTGGCCCCAATTTTGAGCTGGGGGTACTTTCCATCAGACTCACTCTCTGTCATGTTGTGTTAGCGTCATGATATTCCTGAGGCTGTAGTGATGGGAATACACATGGACCCTGAACACATGGCCTATAGAGAGTTCTGCTCTAGGTGTTTTCTCAGCCATTTTTCCTTCCCCTACTTCAAACCCAGACCCAAACTTCCAACTTCAGCTTTGCTTCCCTCTCCTGTTGAGGCTCCTGGGTGTCTTTCAGAGGTTCTTGAATGTAACTGGGCTGGGTCAAGAGCTCTGCCTTTAGTCCTGATTCCAGCACTATGAGCTGTGAGGACTTGTATTTGCTCActtctctgggtttcagtttatTCCCCATAATAGtattagtaaaaacaaaaacaaaaacaaaacaacaacaaaaaccaatcGGCACTTGAATAGTTCTATAGTTTAAGATCACTTTCGTATGAATTGTCTAATGGAATTATATAATCTCCttctacagatgaaaaaactggaGGTCTGAGAAGTAAGAGTCCAAGGTTACTCAGGAAATGGCAGAACCAAGATGAGAATCAACCCTGGCCTAACTCACATTTAATTCCTTTCCTCTACACAACTGGATTTCCTTAGCACCTTAGAAGTCTGCAGCTGGAGGTGGGAACTGGGGATGGCAGAGTGGATAGAAACCCCATTACTTGACCAGCTAAACTGCTTCAAAGACATGAGCAGCCAATTCTACATTGCAATGCTTCAACACACCCTAACCTGTTTTTTTTGTGGCATCTgtagagaagttaaaaaatatcTGGGCTCTTGTCCTGGTTCTGCATTGACCTCTGTCTGCCCCCGGACAACTTATTTCACCTTTCTGTATGGTTTCCCTGTTaataaaatgcagaaatgaaaCTAGATGAGATATTGCAGCTCTGACAACTGGATTCTTACGGCAATAGAACACCGCTGGGGTTTTCCTACAGCAGCACCACTGAGCTTTTTCAGTGGTTTTCCTAATTTAACAGGCATGTGGCAGTATCTAGGTGGTGTGAATttacactgacttttttttttttaaatttctgcacTCGACAGCTTACTCTGCATGATAGAAAGCAGACTCTGTGATGAGGACACGGAACAGTTTACTAGCCCTGATTACAGGACCAGAAAGACCTGGACCTGCAGCTGGAAGTGAAGGCGCCTGCGATGCCTGGGATgcttctcctctttcctctgaGAACCAATTCGTGGACTCATCACTGAGTCACCTTTAGGATGCTTGTTGCTATTCACAACTCTCCTCACCCCTCTAACCAGCTGGGGGTGGTAGCCAGTAGTTCAACAGGGACCAGATGTCACCTGGTTAGTGTGGTACAGGAGAAAGAGAAGTTTTAGCATCTGACTAACCGAAGTTCACATCCCTCCTCTTGGCAGTCATTcactgtgatcttgggcaagttatttaatccaGTGGAGCctaaatttcctcatctataaaatggctaTAGTATTACCTACCTCATAAAGTTATGAAAATTTAACAAGAGAATGACTCAAAAGCATCTGGCATACGAGAGCTATTATTACAGGTGGatttcctccccccaccctcaccacGTATTTGTTCTAGCCCTCCCTTACTGTTCTCTAGAACTAGCAGAGTCCCTGGAATCTGAGTGAGTGGCTCACACCCTTATACTTGCCAAGCACAGGTGAACTATAAGCCTATATTGCAGTAGCAGTTAAAAAACACtttgtatttatatgtattttaatcaaCTTCTACTTTCTCAGACATGACTTCATTTTTAACAAATGGGACTCAAGAGAAAAGGAAC is a genomic window of Camelus bactrianus isolate YW-2024 breed Bactrian camel chromosome 10, ASM4877302v1, whole genome shotgun sequence containing:
- the THRSP gene encoding thyroid hormone-inducible hepatic protein, producing MGEKATMQMLTKCYPKNSLLTVMDRYSAVVRNMEQVVMIPSLLRDVQLSAHGCQVQAGAPDLYNCFTMLKAIRVDVDNGLLPRDEWQAKVAAGKPDEAENEAAETEEAGEERVSGKLDLESQFYLHFSSLHHILTHLTLKAEEVTRKYQEIMGQAM